ATATGAACCGTTATAGCCGGCGATTTCCGAATGGGGAAACCCAGTGTGATTCGTCACACTATCATTGCGTGAATACATAGCGTAATGAAGCGAACCGGGGGAACTGAAACATCTAAGTACCCCGAGGAAAAGAAATCAACCGAGATTCCCCCAGTAGCGGCGAGCGAACGGGGAGCAGCCCAGAACCTGAATCAGTTTGTGTGTTAGTGGAAGCGTCTGGAAAGTCGCAGGGTACAGGGTGATACTCCCGTACACTAAAATGCACATACTGTGAGTTCGAAGAGTAGGGCGGGACACGTGGTATCCTGTCTGAATATGGGGGGGACCATCCTCCAAGGCTAAATACTCCTGACTGACCGATAGTGAACCAGTACCGTGAGGGAAAGGCGAAAAGAACCCCGGCGAGGGGAGTGAAAAAGAACCTGAAACCGTGTACGTACAAGCAGTGGGAGCCTCTTTAATGGGGTGACTGCGTACCTTTTGTATAATGGGTCAGCGACTTATATTCTGTAGCAAGGTTAACCGTATAGGGGAGCCGCAGGGAAACCGAGTCTTAACTGGGCGTTAAGTTGCAGGGTATAGACCCGAAACCCGGGTGATCTAGCACATGGGCAGGTTGAAGGTTGGGTAACACTAACTGGGAGGACCGAACCGACTAATGTTGAAAAATTTAGCGGATGACTTGTGGCTGGGGGTGAAAGGCCAATCAAACCGGGAGATAGCTGGTTCTCCCCGAAAGCTATTTAGGTAGCGCCTCGTGAACTCATCTTCGGGGGTAGAGCACTGTTTTCGGCTAGGGGGCCATCCCGGCTTACCAACCCGATGCAAACTACGAATACCGAAGAATGTTATCACGGGAGACACACGGCGGGTGCTAACGTCCGTCGTGAAGAGGGAAACAACCCAGACCGCCAGCTAAGGTCCCAAAGTCATGGTTAAGTGGGAAACGATGTGGGAAGGCACAGACAGCCAGGATGTTGGCTTAGAAGCAGCCATCATTTAAAGAAAGCGTAATAGCTCACTGGTCGAGTCGGCCTGCGCGGAAGATGTAAACGGGGCTAAACCATGCACCGAAGCTGCGGCAGCGACACTATGTGTTGTTGGGTAGGGGAGCGTTCTGTAAGCCGTTGAAGGTGAACTGTGAGGTTTGCTGGAGGTATCAGAAGTGCGAATGCTGACATAAGTAACGATAAAGCGGGTGAAAAGCCCGCTCGCCGGAAGACCAAGGGTTCCTGTCCAACGTTAATCGGGGCAGGGTGAGTCGACCCCCTAAGGCGAGGCCGAAAGGCGTAGTCGATGGGAAACAGGTTAATATTCCTGTACTTGGTGTTACTGCGAAGGGGGGACGGAGAAGGCTATGTTAGCCGGGCGACGGTTGTCCCGGTTTAAGCATGTAGGCGGGAAGTTTAGGGTAAATCCGGACTTCTGTTAACGCTGAGGTGTGATGACGAGGCCACTACGGTGCTGAAGTAACAAATGCCCTGCTTCCAGGAAAAGCCTCTAAGCATCAGGTAACATTAAATCGTACCCCAAACCGACACAGGTGGTCAGGTAGAGAATACCAAGGCGCTTGAGAGAACTCGGGTGAAGGAACTAGGCAAAATGGTGCCGTAACTTCGGGAGAAGGCACGCTGTCGGTAAGTGAAACCCCTCGCGGGTGGAGCTGAAGGCAGTCGAAGATACCAGCTGGCTGCAACTGTTTATTAAAAACACAGCACTGTGCAAACACGAAAGTGGACGTATACGGTGTGACGCCTGCCCGGTGCCGGAAGGTTAATTGATGGGGTTATCCGTAAGGAGAAGCTCTTGATCGAAGCCCCGGTAAACGGCGGCCGTAACTATAACGGTCCTAAGGTAGCGAAATTCCTTGTCGGGTAAGTTCCGACCTGCACGAATGGCGTAATGATGGCCAGGCTGTCTCCACCCGAGACTCAGTGAAATTGAAATCGCTGTGAAGATGCAGTGTACCCGCGGCAAGACGGAAAGACCCCGTGAACCTTTACTATAGCTTGACACTGAACATTGAGCCTTGATGTGTAGGATAGGTGGGAGGCTTTGAAGCGTGGACGCCAGTCTGCGTGGAGCCAACCTTGAAATACCACCCTTTAATGTTTGATGTTCTAACGTAGACCCGTGATCCGGGTTGCGGACAGTGTCTGGTGGGTAGTTTGACTGGGGCGGTCTCCTCCTAAAGCGTAACGGAGGAGCACGAAGGTTAGCTAATCACGGTCGGACATCGTGAGGTTAGTGCAAAGGCATAAGCTAGCTTGACTGCGAGAGTGACGGCTCGAGCAGGTGCGAAAGCAGGTCTTAGTGATCCGGTGGTTCTGAATGGAAGGGCCATCGCTCAACGGATAAAAGGTACTCCGGGGATAACAGGCTGATACCGCCCAAGAGTTCATATCGACGGCGGTGTTTGGCACCTCGATGTCGGCTCATCACATCCTGGGGCTGAAGTAGGTCCCAAGGGTATGGCTGTTCGCCATTTAAAGTGGTACGCGAGCTGGGTTTAGAACGTCGTGAGACAGTTCGGTCCCTATCTGCCGTGGGCGCTGGAGAATTGAGGGGGGCTGCTCCTAGTACGAGAGGACCGGAGTGGACGCATCACTGGTGTTCGGGTTGTCATGCCAATGGCATTGCCCGGTAGCTAAATGCGGAAAAGATAAGCGCTGAAAGCATCTAAGCGCGAAACTTGCCCCGAGATGAGTTCTCCCTGACTCCTTGAGAGTCCTGAAGGAACGTTGAAGACTACGACGTTGATAGGCTGGGTGTGTAAGCGTAGCGATACGTTGAGCTAACCAGTACTAATGATCCGTGAGGCTTAACCTTACAACACCGAAGGTGTTTTTAGAGAGAGATTTTCAGCTTAGTTCAGGATTATATTGATGGTCACGAAGTGACGGTCAATAACAGAATTTGCCTGGCGGCCGTAGCGCGGTGGTCCCACCTGACCCCATGCCGAACTCAGAAGTGAAACGCCGTAGCGCCGATGGTAGTGTGGGGTCTCCCCATGCGAGAGTAGGGAACTGCCAGGCATCAAATTAGCAGTAATGGTCAGTAATACGAGGCAGTTCACTACTCTCAGAGAGTAGGACTGACGAACCGAAAGGTGAGTCTGAACGCTGCGAAGCAGCGGCCCGTAGGGTGAACGGAAGTTCATCAACTGCCAGGCATCAAATTAAGCAGTAAACCGGGGCAACAAACCGGTAGTTGTAGAAAAATTCGGTGGAGCGGTAGTTCAGTCGGTTAGAATACCTGCCTGTCACGCAGGGGGTCGCGGGTTCGAGTCCCGTCCGTTCCGCCACTTATTTAAGCCCTGAGTCTTAGACTCAGGGCTTTTTTGTCTTTTAAATTCCATCATCAACCGCGACATTGTTGCTGATTTAGCAAAAATCTTCTGCATTTATCCGTCTTTTTAACCAAAGTGCTCCCCGGCATACTCAGCCTCATACAAACGCACATCCTATAATGAGGTTAATAATGGCAATTCCTGCATTCGGTCTGGGCACTTTCCGCCTGAAAGACGACGTCGTCATCGCATCGGTTAAAACTGCACTGGAGCTGGGCTATCGCGCGGTAGATACTGCACAAATCTATGATAACGAGGCGGCCGTTGGCCAGGCTCTGGAGGAGAGCGGTATTCCACGCGGTGAGTTGTTTATCACCACCAAAATCTGGATTGAAAATCTTAGCAAAGACAAACTGATCCCAAGTCTGAAAGAGAGTCTGGCGAAACTGCGTACTGACTATGTCGATCTGACCCTGATCCACTGGCCATCGCCAAACGATGCCGTACCGGTCGCTGAATTTATGCAGGTGCTGTTGGCAGCGAAAGAAGCTGGTTTGACTCGTCAGATTGGTATTTCAAACTTTACCGTTGAGCTGATGCAGCAGGCCATTGACGCTGTTGGCGCTGAAAATATTGCGACGAACCAGATCGAACTGTCGCCATACCTGCAAAACCGCACCGTTGTTGAATGGGCTAAACAGCATAACATCCACATCACGTCCTATATGACGCTGGCGTATGGTAAAGCACTTGCGGATGAAACCATTGGCCGCATTGCACTGAAACATCAGGCCACGCCTGCACAGGTGATTCTGGCATGGGCGATGGCTCTGGGTTACGCGGTTATTCCTTCTTCCACCAAACGTGCGAATCTGGAAAGCAACCTGCAGGCGCTGAACCTAAAGCTGGATGCAGAAGACATGGCGGCCATTGCTGCCCTGGAATGCAATGACCGCCTGGTAAGCCCTGAAGGCCTGGCTCCTGAGTGGGATAACTAAACCAGATTACGGCCCTTCAGGGGGCCGTTTTACCGCTTCGCTTAGAAAATCGATAAAGGCCCGGATACGGGTACTGACCGCACGGTCGCTGTAGTACACCGCGCTGAAAGGCATATTGACCGGTAAAAGCTTATCGGCAAGCACCTCGACAAATTCTCCGCTCTCAATCTCTCTATCAATCATAAAATCCGACAGGCAGGCGATGCCGTTCCCCGACAGGCACAGCTGTTTAAGCGTTTCGCCGCTATTCGAAGATAACCCTGGCTTTATCTCAAAAAGCTGCCCATCCGCCTGTGAAACCGGCCAGCGGTTAAGGGAGGACGGTTCTGTAAAGCCGAGGCAGACGTGATTCACCAGATCGGCGGCACTCTCCGGCGTGCCGTGAGCCGCCAGATACTCAGGTGAAGCAATAATCTTGCGATAGCTGCTAAAGAGCGGACGAGCACGTAGGCTCGAGTCGGTTAAATTGCCGACGCGAATCGCCACATCGACTTTACGTTCAATGAGGTTAATGAACGTTTCTGAAGAGACAAGCGAGAGCGTCATTTCCGGGTAGCGTTCGCGGAACGGTTTTATCAGCGGCATCAGTAAATGCAACATTACCGGCGTTGCGGCATCGATACGCAATAATCCCCGCGGCGTCTGTTTGCTTTCCATCACTTCATTTTCGGCGGCGGCCATCGCCTGCAGAATCTGCTGCACATTACGGAAGTAGCGTTCGCCTTCCTCCGTCAGGCTTAGCTGCCGGGTTGTGCGGTTGAGTAGGCTCACCCCCAGCTTCATCTCCAGCTTTTTAACCGTTCTGCTCACCGCCGAGTTGGCTTGCCCCAGTTGCTCTGCTGCACGGCTGAAGCTCCCGCTCTCTACTACGGCAACGAAAATCGCAAGTTCTTCCGATGTAGCCTTCATTGTTGCTCCACAAGCAAAATTCTATTGAGATTTTACATATTTTTGTTATTTAAGCATCCCGCCATACTGCGTGTCATCAACAGACACCCGTTATGGAGTAAATTATGCCTCTGGCGCTTCTTGCACTGACGATCAGTGCTTTCGCAATCGGCACCACCGAATTTGTTATTGTCGGGCTTGTACCGACCATCGCTGAACAGCTCGCTATCTCTGTGCCGTCGGCAGGATTGCTGGTTTCTATCTATGCCCTGGGCGTCGCAATAGGTGCGCCCGTTCTCACCGCTGTAACGGGCAAACTTCCGCGTAAGCAGCTGCTTATCGGACTGATGGCGCTATTCACCGTGGGTAACGTCATCGCCTGGCTGTCGCCTAATTATGAGACTCTGGTCGTGGCTCGCCTGTTAACCGGTCTGGCACACGGTGTGTTTTTCTCCATTGGATCAACGATTGCGACAAGCCTTGTGCCTAAAGATAAAGCCGCTTCAGCCATTGCCATTATGTTTGGTGGCCTGACGGTAGCGCTGGTGACCGGGGTACCATTGGGGACCTTCATCGGGCAGCATTTTGGCTGGCGCGAAACTTTCCTCGCGGTATCGGCCATTGGCGTGATCGCGTTAATAAGCAGCATGATCCTTATCCCGAAAGATATTCCTAACCGCGCGATGGCGGGGATAAAAGAACAGTTACAGGTACTAACGCATCCGCGTCTGGTGCTTATCTACCTGGTAACAGCGCTGGGCTACGGGGGCGTGTTTACCGCCTTCACTTTCCTTGCTCCAATGATGCAGGATCTGGCCGGCTTCTCACCTTCTGCAGTTAGCTGGATCCTGCTGGGTTATGGCGTATCTGTGGCCATCGGCAACATCTGGGGCGGAAAACTGGCGGATCGCCACGGGGCGGTCCCGGCGTTGAAATTTATCTTTGCCGCGCTGGCTGCGCTGCTTCTGGTCTTCCAGTTTACCGCGCATTCGCATGTTGCTGCCTTGCTGACGATTCTGGTGATGGGCGTTTTTGCTTTCGGCAATGTGCCGGGACTACAGGTTTATGTTGTCCAAAAGGCTGAGCAATACACGCCAAATGCGGTAGATGTTGCCTCCGGACTCAACATTGCAGCATTTAACGTCGGCAT
This Klebsiella michiganensis DNA region includes the following protein-coding sequences:
- a CDS encoding MFS sugar transporter, whose translation is MPLALLALTISAFAIGTTEFVIVGLVPTIAEQLAISVPSAGLLVSIYALGVAIGAPVLTAVTGKLPRKQLLIGLMALFTVGNVIAWLSPNYETLVVARLLTGLAHGVFFSIGSTIATSLVPKDKAASAIAIMFGGLTVALVTGVPLGTFIGQHFGWRETFLAVSAIGVIALISSMILIPKDIPNRAMAGIKEQLQVLTHPRLVLIYLVTALGYGGVFTAFTFLAPMMQDLAGFSPSAVSWILLGYGVSVAIGNIWGGKLADRHGAVPALKFIFAALAALLLVFQFTAHSHVAALLTILVMGVFAFGNVPGLQVYVVQKAEQYTPNAVDVASGLNIAAFNVGIALGSIIGGQTVQNFGLAQTPWIGAVIVVLALLLIGISGRLDKQSRVAIG
- the dkgB gene encoding 2,5-diketo-D-gluconic acid reductase (catalyzes the reduction of 2,5-diketo-D-gluconic acid to 2-keto-L-gulonic acid), encoding MAIPAFGLGTFRLKDDVVIASVKTALELGYRAVDTAQIYDNEAAVGQALEESGIPRGELFITTKIWIENLSKDKLIPSLKESLAKLRTDYVDLTLIHWPSPNDAVPVAEFMQVLLAAKEAGLTRQIGISNFTVELMQQAIDAVGAENIATNQIELSPYLQNRTVVEWAKQHNIHITSYMTLAYGKALADETIGRIALKHQATPAQVILAWAMALGYAVIPSSTKRANLESNLQALNLKLDAEDMAAIAALECNDRLVSPEGLAPEWDN
- a CDS encoding LysR family transcriptional regulator; translation: MKATSEELAIFVAVVESGSFSRAAEQLGQANSAVSRTVKKLEMKLGVSLLNRTTRQLSLTEEGERYFRNVQQILQAMAAAENEVMESKQTPRGLLRIDAATPVMLHLLMPLIKPFRERYPEMTLSLVSSETFINLIERKVDVAIRVGNLTDSSLRARPLFSSYRKIIASPEYLAAHGTPESAADLVNHVCLGFTEPSSLNRWPVSQADGQLFEIKPGLSSNSGETLKQLCLSGNGIACLSDFMIDREIESGEFVEVLADKLLPVNMPFSAVYYSDRAVSTRIRAFIDFLSEAVKRPPEGP